The proteins below are encoded in one region of Heliomicrobium gestii:
- the dusB gene encoding tRNA dihydrouridine synthase DusB, translated as MKTKGLAPLRIGPWSVSPPFVAAPMAGVTDKPFRAVLKDHRCPLVYTEMISDKALTYANRNTMELLDITGEARPIAVQIFGSDPAVMAEAARIVEAAGAPIIDINMGCPAPKIVRNGEGSCLLKTPDLAVAIAEAVVRAVQVPVTVKMRIGWSAGRIVAPELAPRLEAVGVQALTVHGRTREMFYSGEADWSVIAETVRQVSIPVIGNGDVWEPDDALRMLVETGCAGVMIGRGCMGNPWIFSRLVHWAETGEMPGPPAAEERINQALAHLAHIVALKGEDRGVREMRGHLSWYLKGIHGASRLRAEINQAPDSERVVRLLTEYREQARHM; from the coding sequence GTGAAAACGAAGGGCCTCGCGCCGCTGCGCATCGGCCCCTGGTCGGTATCGCCGCCCTTTGTGGCGGCCCCGATGGCCGGCGTCACTGACAAGCCCTTCCGGGCCGTTTTAAAGGATCACCGCTGCCCCCTTGTCTACACGGAGATGATCTCCGACAAGGCGCTCACCTACGCCAACCGCAACACGATGGAGTTGCTGGACATCACCGGTGAGGCGCGGCCCATCGCCGTCCAGATCTTCGGTTCCGATCCGGCGGTGATGGCCGAGGCGGCGCGCATCGTCGAGGCCGCCGGCGCGCCGATCATCGACATCAACATGGGCTGCCCGGCCCCTAAGATCGTCCGCAACGGCGAAGGCTCCTGCCTGCTGAAGACGCCTGACCTGGCCGTCGCGATCGCCGAGGCCGTCGTCCGGGCCGTCCAGGTCCCGGTCACTGTGAAGATGCGCATCGGCTGGTCGGCGGGACGGATCGTCGCCCCGGAGCTGGCGCCCCGTCTGGAGGCGGTCGGCGTCCAGGCGCTGACGGTGCATGGCCGGACACGGGAGATGTTTTACTCCGGCGAGGCCGACTGGTCTGTCATCGCCGAAACGGTGCGCCAGGTCTCCATCCCCGTCATCGGCAACGGCGACGTCTGGGAGCCCGACGACGCCTTGCGCATGCTCGTCGAAACGGGCTGCGCTGGCGTCATGATCGGCCGCGGCTGTATGGGCAACCCCTGGATCTTCTCTCGCCTGGTTCACTGGGCCGAGACCGGCGAGATGCCCGGCCCGCCCGCTGCCGAGGAGCGGATCAACCAGGCCCTCGCCCACCTGGCCCACATCGTCGCCCTGAAAGGCGAGGACCGCGGTGTCCGGGAGATGCGGGGCCATCTGAGTTGGTACCTGAAGGGGATTCACGGGGCCTCTCGCCTGCGCGCCGAGATCAATCAGGCGCCTGATAGCGAGCGCGTGGTCCGACTGTTGACGGAGTATCGGGAACAGGCCCGCCATATGTAA
- a CDS encoding isochorismatase family protein: MSHWTDKFRLDAGEAVLMVIDIQERLVPAIAQGQRVIDRTAILITVAERLGIPIIAIEMYPKGLGKTVAPLADKLQAADRFEKVTFSALTEDVRSCLAAMEGRRKVIVAGMETHVCVFQSVRDLLRQDYLPFVAADAVGSRSTANNANGLDLMREMGAVITNVETIFFDLMQRAATPLFRELSPLIK; this comes from the coding sequence ATGAGCCATTGGACAGACAAATTCCGTCTTGACGCCGGCGAGGCGGTGTTGATGGTCATCGATATTCAGGAGCGTCTCGTTCCGGCCATCGCCCAGGGCCAGCGGGTGATCGACAGGACGGCGATCCTGATCACCGTCGCCGAGCGGCTGGGCATCCCGATCATCGCCATCGAGATGTATCCCAAGGGGTTGGGAAAAACGGTGGCGCCGCTGGCCGACAAACTTCAGGCGGCCGATCGTTTTGAGAAAGTCACCTTTTCCGCCCTCACCGAGGACGTGCGCTCATGCTTAGCCGCGATGGAGGGACGGCGCAAGGTGATCGTGGCGGGCATGGAGACCCATGTCTGTGTCTTTCAATCGGTGCGAGACCTCTTGCGCCAGGACTATCTGCCCTTTGTGGCCGCTGACGCCGTTGGCTCCCGTTCCACCGCCAACAATGCCAACGGGCTGGACCTGATGCGGGAGATGGGCGCTGTGATCACCAATGTGGAGACGATCTTTTTCGATTTGATGCAGCGGGCGGCGACCCCCCTGTTCAGGGAGTTGTCGCCGCTGATCAAGTAG
- a CDS encoding type III pantothenate kinase, with product MILAVDVGNTQIILGVYELEPQPELRIHWKLSTDRNRTADEYAILIRNLFRFDAIDPGKIEAIVIASVVPPLMPTLERMSRSYFGLQPIIVGPGLRTGLPIAMENPKELGADRVVNAVAAFERYGGPVIVVDFGTATTFDVISEKGEYLGGAIAPGVAVSTEALFARAAKLPRIELVKPQRVIAKNTITGMQSGIIYGFAGQVDGIVGRMKAELGDQTRVIATGETADLIAPETASVGMIDPLLTLEGLRIIYQRSRNALKS from the coding sequence ATGATTTTGGCCGTTGACGTAGGGAACACGCAGATCATCCTCGGCGTTTATGAACTGGAACCTCAGCCGGAGCTGCGCATCCATTGGAAACTGTCGACAGACCGCAACCGCACCGCCGACGAATACGCCATCCTGATCCGCAACCTCTTTCGCTTTGACGCCATCGATCCCGGAAAGATCGAAGCCATCGTCATCGCCTCGGTCGTGCCCCCCCTGATGCCCACACTGGAGCGGATGAGCCGCAGTTACTTCGGCCTCCAGCCGATCATCGTGGGACCGGGACTCCGCACCGGCTTGCCCATCGCCATGGAAAATCCGAAAGAACTGGGCGCCGACCGGGTCGTCAACGCCGTCGCCGCCTTTGAGCGCTACGGCGGCCCCGTGATCGTCGTCGATTTCGGCACGGCGACCACCTTTGACGTCATCTCCGAAAAAGGGGAGTACCTGGGCGGCGCCATCGCCCCCGGTGTGGCCGTGTCGACAGAGGCGCTCTTCGCCCGGGCGGCCAAGCTTCCCCGCATCGAACTGGTGAAACCCCAGCGGGTGATCGCCAAGAACACCATCACCGGTATGCAGTCCGGCATCATCTACGGCTTTGCCGGCCAGGTGGACGGCATCGTCGGCCGGATGAAGGCGGAACTGGGCGATCAGACCCGCGTCATCGCCACCGGCGAAACGGCCGACCTGATCGCCCCGGAGACGGCCTCGGTGGGCATGATCGACCCGCTGTTGACCCTGGAGGGACTGCGGATCATCTACCAGCGCTCCCGGAACGCCCTGAAGTCGTAA
- a CDS encoding biotin--[acetyl-CoA-carboxylase] ligase: MSRKPILEALSVAEGFLSGEELSRRLGVSRSAIWKHIVALRQEGYTIDAHTRLGYKLRSRSAFLLPEEVGPLLETERFGRDYHFYASLPSTNRTAKELARQGAAEGTVVLAEEQTEGRGRLGRGWYSPPGLGIYFTVILRPAIPLGLAPQVTLLASVAVCKALETVAGVQPSIKWPNDVLLHGKKLCGTLTELNAEMEAVNYLVVGTGINVNQGPEDFPGEVAKVATSLYATTGEKVDRARLFAALLRFFEADYKHWLSAGFERLRSEWLERAAGMGTTVRVIAGQQEWIGRAEGIDSDGALLVRDGGGELRRLISGEVSLRPEGGQGYDFGR, translated from the coding sequence ATGTCTCGTAAACCGATCCTGGAGGCCCTCTCGGTCGCCGAAGGCTTTCTCTCCGGCGAGGAATTGAGCCGTCGCCTCGGCGTCAGCCGTTCGGCCATTTGGAAACATATCGTAGCCCTCCGGCAGGAGGGCTACACCATCGACGCCCATACCCGATTGGGTTACAAACTGCGCAGCCGCAGCGCCTTTCTGCTGCCGGAAGAAGTGGGGCCGCTGCTGGAGACAGAGCGCTTCGGCCGCGACTATCACTTTTACGCCAGCCTGCCGTCGACCAATCGCACCGCCAAGGAACTGGCCCGTCAAGGCGCAGCCGAGGGGACCGTCGTCTTGGCGGAGGAACAGACAGAGGGACGGGGGCGCCTGGGCCGTGGGTGGTACTCGCCACCCGGTCTCGGCATCTACTTTACGGTGATCCTGCGACCGGCCATCCCGCTCGGCCTGGCGCCGCAGGTGACCCTGCTGGCTTCGGTGGCGGTCTGCAAAGCCCTGGAAACAGTGGCCGGCGTGCAGCCAAGCATCAAGTGGCCCAACGATGTCCTGCTCCATGGCAAAAAACTCTGCGGCACCCTGACGGAACTGAACGCCGAGATGGAGGCCGTCAACTACCTCGTCGTCGGCACAGGCATCAACGTGAACCAAGGCCCTGAGGATTTTCCCGGCGAGGTGGCGAAGGTGGCCACCTCCCTCTATGCGACGACCGGCGAGAAAGTGGACCGGGCGCGCCTGTTCGCGGCGCTGCTCCGTTTCTTTGAGGCCGACTATAAGCACTGGCTGAGCGCCGGCTTTGAGCGCCTGCGGTCCGAATGGCTCGAACGGGCGGCCGGCATGGGGACGACGGTGCGCGTCATCGCCGGTCAGCAGGAATGGATCGGGCGAGCCGAGGGCATCGACAGCGACGGCGCGCTCCTGGTGCGAGACGGCGGCGGCGAACTGCGGCGGCTGATCAGCGGCGAAGTGAGCCTGCGACCGGAAGGGGGACAGGGCTATGATTTTGGCCGTTGA
- a CDS encoding glycosyltransferase family 2 protein, protein MRTKTLSLCMIAKNEAENIARCLGSVEEAVDEIIVVDTGSVDDTMAIARRFGARLFEVPWKQDFSAARNASLDRATGDWILILDCDEEVDRDCLAELTDLVESGEKEAYMITLVNLLTKGVQMNAPALRLFRNRPAYRFCGRLHEQVVPAIAARSGLDAIGGSTIRILHHGYSDQALNQPAKVRRNMDILQACPEGERDAFFLYNLGTEHIRQGEREKGLACLLEALRSTNPGQGYAPMLVKKIATLLMAMQRHKDALAHLARFQRMYAEFRDLDFLEGLCHLNCGRYSRALDCLRRYRQQPSSPDWFTAEAAYDEPTLEALCRTAEAKALRGGREITAKPFLSLCVIGRNEGAALARCLVSAAEIADEIIYVDTGSDDDSVTLAEQLGAAVHPIAWKDSYAGAKNAALAAATGEWILQLDADEFLPDTSRSAIMNQLATPDQDAYILKICTFPDSSLSAETCRMEGQCRLFRNRGFRFCGHVGETIVPSLTAAGATVGLCAAEIHHLHGLAEATLIEEKRQRKMAAIEATWGDAPLLRHFALGQTCCFAGDYADAVRHFERCAELLQRDCRDGGRPRGAAGCDRSQTGDEAGGDAGAVDSGMVGGGAIDGGTISSGAISSGAIGSAAIASAPVDDARLFYLYGLSLMQSGQCSTAASLLAHAGSLYPKYTNLVYLQAVACCMLGRAAEAEGLFDRCLDMGEAHWRDYLVQPGEGSYKAACALVALYAQKGETEEALHAYLRLARIPPALETAMEGIAQLFDDLPAPLETVLAEAGLLQPRGLAVIVKTLAAMGRFAEALRWQRTAWRILLSAPPPRDYRPLLASMECLIDGLLGEGNLQLGDGR, encoded by the coding sequence ATGCGGACAAAAACCCTTAGCCTCTGCATGATCGCCAAAAATGAGGCGGAGAACATCGCCCGCTGCCTGGGCAGCGTGGAAGAGGCCGTCGATGAGATCATCGTCGTCGATACAGGGTCTGTCGATGACACGATGGCCATCGCCCGCCGCTTCGGCGCTCGTCTCTTCGAGGTCCCCTGGAAGCAAGATTTCAGCGCTGCCCGCAATGCCAGTTTGGATCGCGCCACAGGCGATTGGATCCTGATCCTCGACTGTGACGAAGAGGTGGATCGGGACTGCCTGGCCGAATTGACCGACCTCGTGGAAAGTGGCGAGAAAGAAGCCTACATGATCACCCTCGTCAATCTCCTGACGAAAGGCGTCCAGATGAACGCGCCGGCGTTGCGGCTGTTCCGAAACCGGCCCGCGTACCGCTTCTGCGGCCGCCTCCATGAGCAGGTCGTTCCCGCCATCGCTGCACGGAGCGGCCTCGACGCCATCGGCGGTTCCACCATACGGATTCTCCATCACGGCTACAGCGATCAGGCGCTGAACCAGCCGGCCAAGGTCCGCCGGAACATGGACATCCTGCAGGCCTGCCCGGAAGGGGAGCGGGACGCCTTTTTCCTCTATAACCTGGGCACCGAGCATATCCGGCAGGGTGAACGGGAAAAGGGCCTCGCCTGTTTGCTCGAAGCCCTTCGATCGACCAATCCCGGTCAAGGCTATGCGCCCATGCTGGTCAAAAAAATCGCCACCCTGTTGATGGCGATGCAACGGCACAAAGACGCTCTGGCTCATCTCGCCCGCTTTCAGCGCATGTACGCCGAGTTTCGCGATCTTGATTTCTTGGAAGGCCTCTGCCACCTCAACTGCGGCCGCTATTCCCGGGCGCTCGACTGCCTGCGGCGATACCGGCAACAGCCCTCTTCCCCCGATTGGTTTACGGCAGAGGCCGCCTATGACGAGCCGACGCTGGAGGCGCTGTGCCGAACGGCGGAGGCGAAGGCCCTGCGGGGTGGCAGGGAGATCACGGCCAAGCCTTTCCTCAGCCTCTGTGTGATCGGGCGGAACGAAGGGGCGGCGCTCGCCCGCTGTCTCGTCAGCGCCGCCGAGATCGCCGATGAGATCATTTATGTAGACACCGGGTCAGACGATGATTCGGTGACGCTGGCGGAACAACTGGGCGCCGCCGTTCACCCCATCGCCTGGAAGGACAGCTACGCCGGCGCGAAAAACGCGGCGCTGGCAGCGGCGACCGGTGAATGGATCCTCCAACTGGATGCCGACGAGTTCCTCCCGGACACAAGCCGGAGCGCCATCATGAACCAACTGGCCACGCCAGATCAGGACGCCTACATCCTAAAAATCTGCACCTTCCCCGACAGCAGCCTTTCGGCGGAAACCTGCCGGATGGAAGGGCAGTGCCGGCTCTTTCGCAACAGGGGATTCCGTTTTTGCGGTCATGTGGGCGAGACCATCGTCCCTTCGCTCACGGCGGCGGGGGCGACTGTCGGCCTCTGCGCGGCTGAGATCCATCATCTTCACGGTCTCGCTGAGGCAACGCTCATCGAAGAAAAACGCCAACGCAAGATGGCCGCCATCGAGGCGACCTGGGGGGACGCTCCCCTTCTGCGCCATTTTGCCCTCGGACAGACCTGCTGTTTCGCCGGCGACTATGCCGATGCGGTTCGCCACTTTGAGCGCTGCGCCGAACTTCTCCAGAGAGATTGCCGCGACGGCGGCAGGCCAAGGGGCGCAGCGGGATGCGATCGCAGTCAGACCGGCGACGAGGCCGGTGGCGACGCCGGCGCGGTCGACAGTGGCATGGTCGGCGGTGGCGCGATCGACGGTGGCACGATCAGCAGTGGCGCGATCAGCAGTGGCGCAATCGGCAGCGCCGCTATCGCGAGCGCCCCCGTTGACGATGCCCGCCTCTTCTACCTCTATGGGCTGTCGTTGATGCAGTCGGGCCAGTGCTCCACGGCCGCCTCCCTGCTGGCCCACGCGGGCAGCCTCTACCCGAAGTACACCAACCTGGTCTATCTGCAGGCGGTGGCCTGCTGCATGCTCGGCCGGGCAGCCGAGGCGGAGGGGCTCTTTGACCGTTGCCTGGACATGGGCGAGGCCCACTGGCGCGATTATCTGGTCCAGCCCGGCGAAGGGAGCTACAAGGCCGCCTGCGCCCTCGTCGCCCTCTACGCCCAAAAGGGGGAAACGGAGGAGGCCTTGCACGCCTATTTGCGCCTCGCCCGCATTCCTCCGGCCCTGGAGACGGCCATGGAAGGCATCGCGCAACTGTTCGATGATCTGCCGGCGCCCCTGGAAACGGTGCTGGCTGAGGCGGGGCTCTTGCAGCCAAGGGGCCTGGCGGTCATCGTCAAGACCCTGGCGGCGATGGGCCGTTTTGCCGAAGCCCTCCGCTGGCAGCGAACGGCCTGGCGCATTCTCCTATCGGCGCCGCCGCCCCGCGACTACCGGCCGCTGCTCGCGTCCATGGAATGCCTGATCGACGGCCTCCTGGGAGAGGGGAACCTTCAACTCGGCGATGGACGCTGA
- a CDS encoding tetratricopeptide repeat protein, whose protein sequence is MEQSAVECRDGCLAAYARGDCALALELVDQGLARYDDYPDLYFLKGTFLQALGLLPQAAASFSRCARIRQIPPGYPSWDGITGYPALYRLAELTARIGAVDDALAVLQQAWAARRDPPFDDLARFARHLGDRGLEAPAIAGLLQQRLALDDAAAARLLCRLGDYGAALHRLGQNTAAPAKLCRGFCHLALGQDEEAETELAGIPFDSPSGGKALIGRLIGLSRRALVPPLAIIRLLGEYAAAQGHLAVARERLSFVLAEGADPSTAAAIHACLGRLEDAWGDGDAAFLHGLSALRLAPEQREWAAAAVEQALTQCRRLVADALTDEGESADLRHTAVQLLSTHLQIRRVREAPVDADKNP, encoded by the coding sequence ATGGAACAATCGGCTGTGGAATGCCGCGACGGCTGTCTTGCGGCCTATGCGAGGGGGGACTGCGCGCTGGCCCTGGAACTGGTCGATCAGGGACTGGCCCGTTATGACGATTACCCCGATCTCTATTTCCTTAAAGGCACATTTCTGCAAGCCCTGGGGCTGCTCCCGCAGGCGGCGGCTTCTTTTTCCCGGTGCGCCCGCATCCGGCAGATCCCTCCGGGGTATCCATCCTGGGACGGGATCACCGGCTATCCCGCCCTCTACCGGTTGGCCGAACTCACCGCCCGGATCGGCGCGGTGGATGACGCGCTGGCGGTTCTCCAGCAGGCCTGGGCGGCGCGGCGCGACCCGCCCTTCGACGATCTGGCTCGCTTCGCCCGCCATCTGGGCGACCGCGGTCTCGAAGCTCCGGCGATTGCCGGACTGCTGCAACAGCGGCTGGCCCTGGACGATGCGGCGGCAGCCCGGCTGCTCTGCCGGCTGGGCGACTACGGCGCGGCGCTGCACCGGCTCGGCCAAAATACAGCGGCGCCGGCGAAGCTGTGCCGGGGCTTTTGCCACCTGGCCCTGGGTCAAGATGAGGAAGCGGAAACAGAACTGGCGGGGATTCCCTTCGATTCGCCATCCGGTGGGAAAGCCCTGATCGGGCGGTTGATCGGCCTCTCGCGCCGCGCCCTGGTTCCCCCGCTCGCCATCATCCGACTGTTGGGGGAGTATGCCGCCGCTCAGGGGCACCTTGCCGTGGCCAGAGAGCGCCTCTCTTTTGTCCTCGCCGAGGGCGCCGACCCCTCCACGGCGGCAGCCATCCATGCCTGCCTTGGCCGGCTCGAAGACGCCTGGGGCGACGGCGATGCCGCCTTTCTCCATGGACTGTCCGCCCTGCGCCTGGCGCCAGAGCAGCGGGAATGGGCGGCCGCGGCGGTGGAACAGGCGTTAACCCAGTGCCGGAGGCTGGTCGCCGACGCCCTGACCGATGAAGGGGAAAGCGCCGATTTGCGCCATACGGCGGTGCAACTGTTGTCAACCCATCTCCAGATTCGCCGCGTGAGGGAGGCCCCCGTCGATGCGGACAAAAACCCTTAG
- the nadB gene encoding L-aspartate oxidase produces the protein MFRRYLVPFDPDQLPERETDFLIVGSGIAGLYTALQAVAYGRVSLLTKRKVEDSNTGQAQGGIAAALDRGDSPSLHLQDTLQAGAGLNDVTAVEVLVSEGPTRVEELIRMGTQFDTIEGELALTREGAHSRRRILHASGDATGEEIRRSLWEQCRQHEQIELYENTQLIDVLRDKAGHCAGLLVWNAELGLHIHRAKLTVLATGGNGQLYKLSTNPEVTTGDGIAAAYRAGASVMDLEFVQFHPTALTLEGQPPFLISEAVRGEGGKLLNSRGERFMPRYHKLAELAPRDVVALAIWKEMDETGAPSVFLDVSHMSEEEFANRFPWIFRTCRSYGIAVPAAPIPVAPAAHYLMGGVRTDLWGETGIPRLYVCGEAACNGVHGANRLASNSLLEGLVFGARIVEGGLRWLESTPQRELDHGPWGKGSLFDRLPDGEESRAADRVAYSVQQIMWEKVGLWRSAESLTEALACLNGIDEREAVQGTVTRAMEAANMHLLGRLTARAALLRNESRGGHYRVDYPERCDEWRRHILMSC, from the coding sequence GTGTTCCGGCGTTACCTCGTGCCATTCGATCCGGACCAACTGCCTGAACGGGAAACGGACTTTCTGATCGTCGGCAGCGGCATCGCCGGCCTGTACACGGCGCTGCAGGCTGTGGCCTATGGCCGGGTGTCCCTGCTGACCAAACGCAAGGTGGAGGACTCCAACACGGGACAAGCCCAGGGCGGGATCGCCGCTGCGCTCGATCGGGGCGACTCGCCCTCGTTGCACCTCCAGGACACCCTCCAGGCCGGCGCCGGTCTCAATGACGTCACCGCCGTCGAGGTGCTTGTCAGCGAAGGACCGACCCGCGTGGAAGAATTGATCCGGATGGGCACCCAGTTTGACACGATCGAAGGCGAACTGGCCTTGACCCGGGAAGGCGCCCACTCGCGCCGCCGCATCCTTCACGCCAGCGGCGACGCCACCGGCGAGGAAATCCGCCGCAGCCTCTGGGAACAGTGCCGGCAGCATGAGCAGATCGAACTCTACGAAAACACCCAACTGATCGATGTGCTGCGCGACAAGGCGGGCCACTGCGCCGGGCTGCTCGTGTGGAACGCCGAATTGGGCTTACATATCCACCGGGCCAAGCTTACCGTCCTGGCGACGGGGGGCAACGGGCAGTTGTACAAGCTCTCCACCAACCCCGAGGTGACGACCGGCGACGGCATCGCCGCCGCCTACCGGGCCGGCGCGTCGGTCATGGACCTGGAATTCGTCCAGTTTCACCCCACCGCCCTCACCTTGGAAGGGCAACCGCCCTTTTTGATCTCCGAGGCGGTTCGCGGTGAAGGGGGAAAATTGCTGAACAGCCGGGGCGAGCGCTTCATGCCCCGTTATCACAAACTGGCGGAACTGGCGCCGCGCGACGTCGTCGCCCTGGCCATCTGGAAAGAGATGGATGAAACAGGCGCCCCCTCGGTTTTTCTCGACGTGTCCCACATGAGCGAAGAGGAGTTCGCCAACCGCTTCCCCTGGATCTTCCGCACCTGCCGCAGCTATGGCATCGCCGTACCCGCGGCGCCGATCCCGGTGGCGCCGGCGGCCCACTACCTGATGGGCGGCGTGCGCACCGATCTCTGGGGGGAGACCGGCATCCCGCGCCTCTATGTCTGCGGCGAGGCCGCCTGCAACGGCGTCCATGGCGCCAACCGCCTCGCCTCCAATTCGCTCTTGGAGGGGCTGGTTTTCGGCGCCCGCATCGTCGAAGGCGGCTTGCGCTGGCTGGAATCGACGCCCCAACGGGAACTCGATCACGGCCCTTGGGGAAAGGGGTCTCTCTTCGATCGGCTGCCCGATGGGGAGGAGTCTCGCGCCGCCGACCGGGTTGCCTATTCGGTCCAACAGATCATGTGGGAAAAAGTCGGTCTCTGGCGATCGGCGGAGAGCCTTACCGAGGCCCTCGCCTGCCTAAACGGCATTGATGAGCGGGAGGCAGTGCAGGGAACGGTGACACGGGCGATGGAAGCGGCCAACATGCACCTGCTCGGCCGGTTGACCGCCCGGGCAGCATTGCTGCGCAATGAAAGCCGGGGCGGCCATTACCGCGTCGACTATCCTGAGCGATGCGACGAGTGGCGGCGTCACATCTTGATGTCTTGCTGA
- the nadC gene encoding carboxylating nicotinate-nucleotide diphosphorylase — translation MELFEPEVRELVLRALREDIGQGDLTTMSLIPADAQTSGIIHAKEAGVIAGMPVARIVFATVDPSLTFDAKVTDGDRVDKGAVLAEVRGCARSILIGERIALNFLQRLSGIATKAARCVEQVTYYQARIVDTRKTTPGLRMLEKYAVRMGGGKNHRFGLFDGVLIKDNHIRVAGGIHQAVSQARQAVPHTVKIEVEVEDLEGVAEALAANADIIMLDNMATETMKEAVRMIGGRALVEASGGVSEEALVEIAKTGVHLISMGALTHSVKALDISLDVEEIKRGRDDVS, via the coding sequence ATGGAACTATTTGAACCGGAAGTCCGGGAACTGGTCCTGCGGGCGCTGCGCGAGGACATCGGCCAGGGCGACCTGACGACGATGAGCCTGATCCCTGCTGACGCGCAGACGAGCGGGATCATCCACGCCAAAGAGGCCGGTGTCATCGCCGGCATGCCCGTCGCCCGGATCGTCTTTGCCACGGTCGATCCCAGCCTGACCTTTGACGCCAAAGTGACAGACGGCGACCGGGTCGACAAAGGCGCTGTGCTGGCCGAGGTGCGCGGTTGCGCCCGTTCGATCCTGATCGGCGAGCGGATCGCCCTCAACTTCCTGCAGCGCCTCTCGGGGATCGCCACCAAGGCGGCTCGTTGTGTCGAACAGGTGACCTACTACCAGGCCCGCATCGTCGACACCCGCAAGACGACGCCCGGCCTTCGCATGTTGGAAAAATACGCCGTGCGCATGGGCGGCGGGAAAAACCACCGCTTCGGGCTCTTTGACGGCGTTTTGATCAAAGATAATCACATCCGCGTCGCCGGCGGCATCCATCAGGCCGTCAGCCAGGCGCGCCAGGCCGTCCCCCACACCGTCAAGATTGAGGTGGAGGTGGAAGACCTGGAAGGCGTCGCCGAGGCGTTGGCGGCCAACGCCGACATCATCATGCTCGACAACATGGCCACAGAGACGATGAAAGAGGCGGTGCGCATGATCGGCGGCCGCGCCCTGGTCGAGGCGTCGGGCGGCGTCTCCGAAGAGGCGCTCGTAGAGATCGCCAAGACCGGCGTTCATCTCATCTCCATGGGCGCCCTGACCCACAGTGTGAAAGCGCTCGACATCAGCCTTGATGTGGAAGAGATCAAGCGGGGGAGAGACGATGTCTCGTAA
- a CDS encoding clostripain-related cysteine peptidase, which produces MAEMSKPAEWLVAIYANGQNDLEKSMQNLPQVIEQTPLPAIAVTLQQGYAEGSALKARRFLCGGDGFAQAEGLEDCRMADPKALYHFLRWSFSRIPARKRLIVLSGHGMSWLGILPSITPEKRWMMPLGGLARAIRQAMQDARPFGSGALHGVLFDTCYMNSLEGLFEFHHFCPGLRHVLLSYGDTPRKGLDYSRLLTLAQRHASLPVELMLSQLEAALNANAASPAFGYWLLRLSRKRLASLKGRIADYGRRMLGEGIPARLIVEDMVHLHPFRLQDQAPDRSSLSPLAAAFRQTLERNMAPLNGSDAKNPHAYLTLNASATPEDARFYEKYYTPLRFAQNNPWVELQGMKRPDSPLGADASVEWTEAAVMPGKTARAEATT; this is translated from the coding sequence ATGGCGGAGATGTCAAAACCGGCGGAGTGGCTGGTGGCCATTTATGCCAACGGACAGAATGACCTGGAGAAATCGATGCAGAACCTGCCGCAGGTGATCGAGCAGACGCCGCTCCCCGCCATTGCGGTGACACTGCAACAGGGTTATGCCGAGGGAAGCGCCCTGAAGGCCCGGCGGTTCCTGTGCGGCGGCGACGGCTTTGCTCAGGCGGAAGGGCTGGAGGATTGCCGGATGGCCGATCCGAAAGCGCTCTACCACTTTCTGCGCTGGTCTTTCAGTCGAATTCCCGCTCGCAAGCGATTGATCGTCCTGTCCGGCCATGGCATGTCCTGGCTGGGCATCCTGCCGTCGATCACCCCGGAGAAACGTTGGATGATGCCGCTGGGCGGCCTCGCCCGGGCGATCCGGCAGGCGATGCAGGATGCCCGGCCCTTTGGGAGCGGCGCCCTCCACGGCGTCCTCTTTGACACCTGTTATATGAACAGCCTGGAAGGGCTGTTCGAGTTTCATCACTTCTGCCCCGGCCTGCGCCATGTGCTCCTGTCCTATGGCGATACGCCCCGCAAGGGCTTGGATTACAGCCGCCTGCTGACGTTGGCGCAACGCCATGCCTCTCTGCCCGTCGAGTTGATGCTGTCCCAACTGGAGGCTGCCTTGAACGCAAATGCAGCCAGCCCCGCCTTTGGCTACTGGCTGCTCCGGTTGAGCCGGAAACGGTTGGCCTCCCTAAAAGGGCGCATCGCCGATTATGGACGCCGCATGCTCGGCGAGGGGATTCCCGCCCGCCTCATCGTCGAGGATATGGTCCATCTGCACCCCTTCCGCCTGCAAGATCAGGCTCCCGATCGGTCATCCCTCTCCCCCCTTGCGGCGGCGTTCCGGCAGACCCTGGAGAGAAACATGGCGCCGCTGAACGGCAGCGACGCCAAGAATCCCCACGCCTATCTGACCTTGAACGCCTCGGCGACGCCAGAGGATGCGCGTTTTTATGAAAAATACTATACGCCCCTCCGTTTCGCCCAAAACAACCCCTGGGTGGAGCTGCAGGGGATGAAGCGCCCCGATTCGCCATTAGGGGCGGACGCTTCGGTGGAGTGGACGGAAGCAGCGGTGATGCCGGGAAAAACAGCGCGGGCGGAGGCGACTACTTGA